From a single Capsicum annuum cultivar UCD-10X-F1 chromosome 12, UCD10Xv1.1, whole genome shotgun sequence genomic region:
- the LOC107849462 gene encoding uncharacterized protein LOC107849462 — MAKSYSKSKFRMLMEKVEATNIRVKKYLELAGYEKWARSYATVHRGWTLTSNITESINGVLVSAGELSIYDFLEEVRLLFAKWNCANRQEASYTFITLIGKFNDILSENEALCTRMMVVPAKEYVYTVYDKQNHFIVCIKEKKCS; from the exons atggccaaatcatattcaaagtcaaAATTCCGCATGTTAATGGAAAAAGTTGAGGCAACTAATattagggtgaagaaatatttggAATTGGCGGGTTACGAAAAGTGGGCTAGATCGTATGCAACAGTTCACCGAGGatggactttgacttcaaacattACGGAGTCAATAAATGGAGTGCTTGTATCAGCTGGAGAACTgtcaatttatgactttcttgaggaaGTTCGATTACTGTTTGCAAAATGGAATTGTGCAAATAGGCAGGAGGCTTCATATACCTTCATAACACTCATTGGAaagtttaatgacatactcaGTGAGAACGAGGCTTTGTGTACCCGAATGATG gTTGTACCAGCCAAAGAATATGTGTATACGGTATACGACAAACAAAATCACTTCATTGTTTGCATCAAGGAAAAAAAGTGCTCATGA